In a single window of the Elaeis guineensis isolate ETL-2024a chromosome 4, EG11, whole genome shotgun sequence genome:
- the LOC105043060 gene encoding pentatricopeptide repeat-containing protein At1g08070, chloroplastic-like: MDQMIAANQPPFSPLLSFQTKPIPKPTHHQSANPPPKQTITTATLEQTKQLHAHLIRTQFEYFSPLPGFPLLTHSSPPAQLNFLITSYIKNSRPAAALRLYAYMRKTGTGLDNFTVPSVLKACAQLSSIRQGMEIHGFALKAGLDWDVFIHNSLMQMYSECERTDSAIRIFDEMPERDVVSWSTMIKTFARSKFFNEAIDLVREMFLLNMKPSDITMISMLNLFADIADLKKGRPLHTYLIKNGDAGSANVNAITALIDMYVKCGSVSVARRVFDGMTAKTIASWSAMIAGCIHCGDLEAAVQLFGKMRQENVSPNEITMLSLVTECGQTEALELGKWLHAYMLRNGFKMSVVLATALVDMYCKCGDMRSARALFDSMNEKDILTWTAMISGYAWVKHIEEAFDLFGQMKDADIKPNEVTMVNLLSLCAEAGALDHGRWVHACIEKEGIESDVVLATALVDMYAKCGDIDAAYMVFHGATNKDVCMWNAMLNGLAINGHGDEAIKLFSQLEKEGIKPNDVTFIGILHACSHAGLVAEGKQFFNRMDHDYGLVPKIEHYGCMVDLLGRAGKLDEAHELINGMPIKPNVVIWGALLAACKVHKNPSLGEVAANNVLKLEPHNSGYRILLSNIYAMNHRWDEVAQVRTTMKDTGIKKTPGISSIEVNGSVHEFVMGDESHLENEKIQMMVAEMQGELKQAGHVADTSGIFLNIDEEEKETVLAYHSEKLAMAFGLISTAPHTPIRIVKNLRVCDDCHAATKLLSKIYRRVIIVRDRNRFHRFSEGSCSCKDYW; encoded by the coding sequence ATGGATCAAATGATAGCAGCAAACCAACCCCCCTTCTCCCCACTCCTCTCCTTCCAAACCAAACCAATCCCCAAACCCACGCACCACCAATCTGCAAACCCTCCTCCCAAACAAACCATCACCACCGCCACCTTGGAACAAACCAAGCAGCTGCATGCCCACCTCATCAGAACCCAATTTGAATACTTCAGTCCCCTTCCTGGCTTCCCACTTCTAACCCATTCCAGCCCTCCAGCGCAACTCAATTTCCTCATCACCTCTTACATCAAGAACAGCAGGCCGGCTGCGGCGCTGAGGCTCTACGCTTACATGCGAAAAACCGGCACCGGGCTCGATAATTTCACCGTGCCGTCGGTCCTCAAGGCTTGCGCGCAGCTCTCGAGCATCCGGCAGGGGATGGAGATCCATGGCTTTGCGCTGAAGGCTGGGTTGGATTGGGATGTCTTTATACATAATTCTTTGATGCAAATGTATTCGGAATGTGAACGTACAGACTCTGCAATCAGAATATTCGATGAAATGCCTGAGAGAGATGTAGTCTCATGGAGTACCATGATTAAAACCTTTGCACGGAGTAAATTTTTCAATGAAGCCATTGATCTTGTCAGAGAAATGTTCCTGCTAAACATGAAACCCAGTGACATAACAATGATAAGCATGCTCAATCTATTTGCCGATATTGCAGATTTAAAGAAGGGAAGACCATTACATACTTACCTGATAAAAAATGGCGATGCTGGATCAGCAAATGTGAATGCTATCACTGCATTGATCGACATGTACGTCAAGTGTGGAAGTGTAAGTGTGGCAAGAAGGGTCTTTGACGGGATGACTGCAAAGACCATTGCATCATGGAGTGCCATGATTGCTGGATGCATTCAttgcggagatttggaagcagcAGTGCAACTTTTTGGAAAGATGCGGCAGGAGAATGTAAGTCCTAATGAGATCACAATGCTGAGCCTGGTTACAGAATGCGGGCAGACAGAGGCCTTGGAACTGGGCAAATGGCTCCATGCCTACATGCTTCGAAATGGATTCAAGATGTCGGTGGTTTTGGCCACAGCATTGGTTGATATGTACTGCAAATGTGGTGATATGAGGAGTGCAAGAGCATTGTTCGATAGCATGAACGAAAAGGATATACTGACATGGACTGCCATGATTTCAGGATATGCATGGGTCAAGCATATCGAAGaggcttttgatctctttggacaGATGAAGGATGCAGATATAAAGCCGAATGAAGTGACAATGGTTAACCTCCTGTCTTTATGTGCCGAGGCTGGAGCTCTTGACCATGGAAGATGGGTTCATGCCTGCATAGAGAAGGAAGGAATAGAATCAGATGTTGTGCTCGCCACTGCCTTAGTAGATATGTATGCAAAATGTGGGGACATAGATGCAGCTTATATGGTGTTCCATGGAGCTACTAATAAAGACGTGTGCATGTGGAATGCAATGCTGAATGGGCTAGCAATCAATGGTCATGGAGATGAAGCAATCAAACTATTTTCCCAATTGGAAAAAGAGGGGATCAAACCTAATGATGTCACCTTCATTGGAATATTGCATGCATGCAGCCATGCAGGACTAGTGGCAGAGGGTAAACAGTTCTTTAACCGAATGGACCATGATTATGGACTGGTTCCAAAGATTGAGCATTATGGATGCATGGTGGATCTCCTTGGCCGAGCTGGAAAACTTGATGAGGCACATGAATTGATAAATGGAATGCCCATCAAGCCAAATGTGGTAATATGGGGGGCACTTCTTGCTGCATGTAAGGTTCATAAAAACCCCAGCTTAGGGGAAGTGGCCGCCAATAATGTTCTCAAGCTAGAGCCTCATAACAGTGGGTACAGAATACTTCTTTCCAATATTTATGCGATGAATCATAGATGGGATGAGGTTGCACAGGTGCGGACGACTATGAAGGACACAGGAATTAAGAAGACGCCTGGGATCAGCTCGATTGAGGTGAATGGGTCAGTTCATGAGTTTGTGATGGGGGATGAATCACACCTAGAAAATGAGAAGATTCAGATGATGGTGGCTGAGATGCAAGGGGAGCTGAAACAGGCAGGGCATGTTGCTGACACCTCAGGCATCTTTCTTAACATAGATGAGGAGGAGAAGGAAACTGTTCTTGCCTATCACAGTGAGAAACTTGCTATGGCTTTTGGTCTCATTAGCACAGCTCCACATACACCTATTCGGATTGTGAAGAACCTCCGGGTTTGTGATGACTGTCATGCTGCTACGAAGCTTCTCTCCAAGATATACCGCAGAGTGATAATTGTACGGGATCGGAACCGCTTTCATCGCTTCAGTGAAGGCTCCTGTTCGTGCAAAGATTATTggtaa
- the LOC140857435 gene encoding pentatricopeptide repeat-containing protein At1g08070, chloroplastic-like, protein MDQMIAANQPPFSPLLSFQTKPIPKPTHHQSANPPPKQTITTATLEQTKQLHAHLIRTQFEYFSPLPGFPLLTHSSPPAQLNFLITSYIKNSRPAAALRLYAYMRKTGTGLDNFTVPSVLKACAQLSSIRQGMEIHGFALKAGLDWDVFIHNSLMQMYSECERIDSAIRIFDEMPERDVVSWSTMIKTFARSKFFNEAIDLVREMFLLNMKPSDITMISMLNLFADIADLKKGRPLHTYLIKNGDAGSANVNAITALIDMYVKCGSVSVARRVFDGMTAKSIASWSAMIAGCIHCGDLEAAVQLFGKMRQENVSPNEITMLSLVTECGQTEALELGKWLHAYMLRNGFKMSVVLATALVDMYCKCGDMRSARALFDSMNEKDILTWTAMISGYAWVNHIEEAFDLFGQMKDADIKPNEVTMVNLLSLCAEAGALDHGRWVHACIDKEGIESDVVLATALVDMYAKCGDIDAAYMVFYGATNKDVCMWNAMLNGLAINGHGDEAIKLFSQLEKEGIKPNDVTFIGILHACSHAGLVAEGKQFFNRMDHDYGLVPKIEHYGCMVDLLGRAGKLDEAHELINGMPIKPNVVIWGALLAACKVHKNPSLGEVAANNLLKLEPHNSGYRILLSNIYAMNHRWDEVAQVRTTMKDTGIKKTPGISSIEVNGSVHEFVMGDESHLENEKIQMMVAEMQGELKQAGHVADTSGIFLNIDEEEKETVLAYHSEKLAMAFGLISTAPHTPIRIVKNLRVCDDCHAATKLLSKIYRRVIIVRDRNRFHRFSEGSCSCKDYW, encoded by the coding sequence ATGGATCAAATGATAGCAGCAAACCAACCCCCCTTCTCCCCACTCCTCTCCTTCCAAACCAAACCAATCCCCAAACCCACGCACCACCAATCTGCAAACCCTCCTCCCAAACAAACCATCACCACCGCCACCTTGGAACAAACCAAGCAGCTGCATGCCCACCTCATCAGAACCCAATTTGAATACTTCAGTCCCCTTCCTGGCTTCCCACTTCTAACCCATTCCAGCCCTCCAGCGCAACTCAATTTCCTCATCACCTCTTACATCAAGAACAGCAGGCCGGCTGCGGCGCTGAGGCTCTACGCTTACATGCGAAAAACCGGCACCGGGCTCGATAATTTCACCGTGCCGTCGGTCCTCAAGGCTTGCGCGCAGCTCTCGAGCATCCGGCAGGGGATGGAGATCCATGGCTTTGCGCTGAAGGCTGGGTTGGACTGGGATGTCTTTATACATAATTCTTTGATGCAAATGTATTCGGAATGTGAACGTATAGACTCTGCAATCAGAATATTCGATGAAATGCCTGAGAGAGATGTAGTCTCATGGAGTACCATGATTAAAACCTTTGCACGGAGTAAATTTTTCAATGAAGCCATTGATCTTGTCAGAGAAATGTTCCTGCTAAACATGAAACCCAGTGACATAACGATGATAAGCATGCTCAATCTATTTGCCGATATTGCAGATTTAAAGAAGGGAAGACCATTACATACTTACCTGATAAAAAATGGCGATGCTGGATCAGCAAATGTGAATGCTATCACTGCATTGATCGACATGTACGTCAAGTGTGGAAGTGTAAGTGTGGCAAGAAGGGTCTTTGACGGGATGACTGCAAAGAGCATTGCATCATGGAGTGCCATGATTGCTGGATGCATTCActgcggagatttggaagcagcAGTGCAACTTTTTGGAAAGATGCGGCAGGAGAATGTAAGTCCTAATGAGATCACAATGCTGAGCCTGGTTACAGAATGTGGGCAGACAGAGGCCTTGGAACTGGGCAAATGGCTCCATGCCTACATGCTTCGAAATGGATTCAAGATGTCGGTAGTTTTGGCCACAGCATTGGTTGATATGTACTGCAAATGTGGTGATATGAGGAGTGCAAGAGCATTGTTTGATAGCATGAACGAAAAGGATATACTGACATGGACTGCCATGATTTCAGGATATGCATGGGTCAATCATATCGAAGaggcttttgatctctttggacaGATGAAGGATGCAGATATAAAGCCGAATGAAGTGACAATGGTTAACCTCCTGTCTTTATGTGCCGAGGCTGGAGCTCTTGACCATGGAAGATGGGTTCATGCCTGCATAGACAAGGAAGGAATAGAATCAGATGTTGTGCTCGCCACTGCCTTAGTAGATATGTATGCAAAATGTGGGGACATAGATGCAGCTTATATGGTGTTCTATGGAGCTACTAATAAAGATGTGTGCATGTGGAATGCAATGCTGAATGGGCTAGCAATCAATGGTCATGGAGATGAAGCAATCAAACTATTTTCCCAATTGGAAAAAGAGGGGATCAAACCTAATGATGTCACCTTCATTGGAATATTGCATGCATGCAGCCATGCAGGACTAGTGGCAGAGGGTAAACAGTTCTTTAACCGAATGGACCATGATTATGGACTGGTTCCAAAGATTGAGCATTATGGATGCATGGTGGATCTCCTTGGCCGAGCTGGAAAACTTGATGAGGCACATGAATTGATAAATGGAATGCCCATCAAGCCAAATGTGGTAATATGGGGGGCACTTCTTGCTGCATGTAAGGTTCATAAAAACCCCAGCTTAGGGGAAGTGGCCGCCAATAATCTTCTCAAGCTAGAGCCTCATAACAGTGGGTACAGAATACTTCTTTCAAATATTTATGCGATGAATCATAGATGGGATGAGGTTGCACAGGTGCGGACGACTATGAAGGACACAGGAATTAAGAAGACGCCTGGGATCAGCTCGATTGAGGTGAATGGGTCAGTTCATGAGTTTGTGATGGGGGATGAATCGCACCTAGAAAATGAGAAGATTCAGATGATGGTGGCTGAGATGCAAGGGGAGCTGAAACAGGCAGGGCATGTTGCTGACACCTCAGGCATCTTTCTTAACATAGATGAGGAGGAGAAGGAAACTGTTCTTGCCTATCACAGTGAGAAACTTGCTATGGCTTTTGGTCTCATTAGCACAGCTCCACATACACCTATTCGGATTGTGAAGAACCTCCGGGTTTGTGATGACTGTCATGCTGCTACGAAGCTTCTCTCCAAGATATACCGCAGAGTGATAATTGTACGGGATCGGAACCGCTTTCATCGCTTCAGTGAAGGCTCCTGTTCGTGCAAAGATTATTGgtaa